The genomic segment TCCGGCACAGTGAGGCATTGGTACAACAAACTTGAAGGATAAATCTCGATGCTAGCCCTTATcttaatagcttactttctgcACAAGACAAGCGTATTTCTAGCCCGGCATAGTAACTACTTGACACTGGCACTATAGTCACGCAACAGCTTTGAATGTCATGCCGGTGAAGTGGCACTGACATGACCAACTCAACTTAAGAATGCTAGCATGTACAGTGACACGcagtttgccactttctctcGGAAATTTTCTAAATCACTTGAATGGGTCGACATCAGTTTCTACACTATTTAGAGCCCCTCAGACAATGTGGGCGAGGCtacctaactaatacttaaAGTCCAGACAAATGACATGTCATTGTTTATAATGATAGTTTCTTTCATAGAACAAAAAAAAGCTATCTTCAAATTTTTTGTTGTGGTAGACATCAAAGAACTGTAGTTTGTTTCCATTTGCCTGAGCCCTCGTCTGTCCTTAATAGCTAACTTTCCCTTAGACAGTGAAGCTCTTTGAATCCCAGATCAGTTCTTTAATTTTATTCACTATCGCAGGTGTAGGTGTAGCAACAGGGGAGGCTAGAGCCCCTCCACTTtttaagatcaagatactctaatagagcagtcaatagaTTCAGCCAAAGctgttaccaaattcaatctcagaaggaTAGTTTTTCTAAATTTCTTGTGGGGGGCATACACCCTGACCTATCTAGATGAAATGTGCAAACTATATCAACCTGTCATCACCCTTCTTAGCCCCCTCacttcataattattttgttgctaCACTCCTGATTATAGGAGTGATCACTAACAGACTATATAGTCATCCATTAACATGGACACTTCATACCTGCTGTGAGGCTTCCTCAACATCTTCCAACCATTGAAGTACTTCATTTCTCTCATTcaaactttcttcagtgtgaatTTGAACACTTGTTGCAATATCATTATAGAACTCTTCTTTCCTGTGGAACAATATGATGTAAACTAAAACATTGACTGTTAGTCATATAGTAAAATGGATGAGAAAAATTTGTTGGTATTACAGCAACACAATTTACGTATAGCAATTACATTTCCTGAGAAGCCTCTAATCCTTCCTTTATATCATCAGTAGTGGTTGGTTCATTGGACCTTGTCAAATCTTCATCACTACTCATCACCTCATccctatgtaataatattataatgaacaACAAAAGGTAATCAAATCTTATTGTGTCAATTATTACCATGACACAACATCACGTCTCTTAGTATCAGTCACACACACTTGATTGTCATTATCAAAATCAATGTCAGTGACCTTAGTTAGAGAACTACTGGTCAATGAAGTGATTGGAGTGCTGTTGTGATATCAAAGTGATAAAATGTAATCACATTGTATACATCAGTTACCTATCACTATGACACTCCATTGAAACAATGGCTGGGCTACTGTCTTCTCCCATTGAAGTGGAACACTGTAAAACAATTGAAGAATATTTGTTATTATTGCCTGTAGCATACAAATAATAATACCGGGGGTGATGGGGTGTATCAAATAATTTTATAGGaaaataaatttttgtggttAGTCAAGTTCCACACAAATCACAATCAAAGCCTGTGCTATAAACTACAGAGTACTccatcagttatccaaacccctggGGACCACCTGGTAGTTGGATACTGAAAATTCCGAAATTGTGTTTACAACTGAAAGCAATTCTGGTAACTAGACCAACTacccactctaatagaacgatcaTTTGAAATTACAAAGTCACTGTTCACAAATTCTTTCAAAGAGCAAAATTAACTATTGTGAAAGGTAGCAAAAAAATTTGCCTCCATACACCTGAGCCcttgtttgttctttatagaTAACATTCCCTAAGTCTTTGAATGGCTTATATATATAAAAATGAAGTGAATGTATAATAAAGCCACTTgactatcaaacacactagttttATGAAACTAAGTTCATGGTGAGTTTGAAGCAAGCTGGGGTTTGGAGTAAGCGAAGCGAGCATCCTGGCGACAGGatcaggttcagctttggtttcttcttcacctttgttACTTTACGATATAGAGATTACTTCAATTTTACATTTATAAAACTAAGGAGGGTGGCTAGCTGGTAGTAGTGTAGCATAGTAGCATCCCTTGAGGCCTTCAACCTGGAGACCTGGTTCAATTCCCTAGACTAAGGTTAGTGCCCTTTTCAGTGACATGTCAAAGTTTTTTTACTTAACATTCGTTCTGCTGGCTTTATACCTTCTACCACTTATACTATATAAAAATGTTTAGTTCTTTGATGACCATTGCAGGAATAGGCATAGCAACAGGAAAGGCTAGAGCCCTCCACTTttatgatcaagatactctaatagagcagtcacatactctaataaaacattccgATGTACAGTTCAGCCAAAACTGTTACCAAATTAGTGATTACCCTTCTTAGCCCCCTCACTTAATATTTAGTTGCTACCCTCCTGATTGTAGGAGTGATCACTAACAGACTATATAGTCATCCATTAACATGGACACTTCATACCTGCTGTTCGGCTCCCTTAATCTCTTCCAACCTTTGAAGTATTTCATTTCTCTCATTCAAAATTTCTTCAGCGTGAATTTGAACACTTGTTTCAATATCATTATAGAACTCTTCATTCCTGTGGAACAATATGATGTAAACTAAAACATTGACTGTTAGTCATATAGTAAAATGGATGATTGTGTCTAAACACTTAATATGTGTCTGCGTGTATCAATAGTAAAGTACTTACTGTGAATTGACATTACATTCCACAGTAGACATGATCTCCACCTCCACAACAGTTTCTCTCTCAACTATAACATAATACATATACAgtattgtatgtacagtgaGTGGTGATGTCAGTGGTGTAGTTACCAGTGAAACCAGCAgaagttgagatactctaatagagcagtcaggttaTAACCATATAGCGCAAATATTtttgacaaggaaaatttttgagaaaattaacaatttttgaAGTTTTGGAAATTTGCATGTAATTTGTCATTTCCCCTCTCAAATTTAAATATTAAAGcattttgtcaaaattttactTATAAAATGATCGATCATCcgatttgtcaaaattttccctCACATGATACACATTACTTGTCCTTTAGAATATTCAACATCAATCTGAAGTGTTCAACTGTTCAATAATATACCCGGCCCCCCATATTGCAGAAATACTTGATGAATCCATGAAGAATCTGAGAACATGTGTATTTGTGGGACACTGTTTTGTCATGTCAATAGCCACAATAGTACATGAGAAATTTAGATGTACATTGAGACTCTGGACATATGAATTATTTGTACTTACATGACTTGTCCTGAACTATTATTTTACTAGTTGTAATAGTTTTTATGTGTTGTGTGGAGCTTTGTATTATATAGTGTTGCTGTGTATGTAATTGTGATGTTATGTGTACTGTGAATTTCAATTAATAATATCATTCATGTCTATTCACATGATGTAACAGTGTCCCGCAAATATACGTGTTCTCAGATTTTCTGATACAAGGGGATGTCACGTAGGcacacgctgtaggtagatctgtgactgcggtcaaagtcttggCCGGCCAAAAATTCACTTTGACCTGTGACCAAGAGCTTTTTTCAGCCTTTGACTGGTGAGTTAGCAACGATATTTCAATatttttcgattgtgggttggaaattttcaCCGGTGACCGTTGACTTGACATGAATTTGGTGGCATTGACCATTGACTGCAGTTgtagatctacctacagtgagtgcctgtatgTCACCCCCTTGTGATTATTACGTGATCATTGTACATAGTATAGAATGCAAGaatgaccatagataatatatatctATGGAATGACACGCTCTGCATGAGTCCAATAGAACAGCCCATGTTAATTTTAACGCTGTGTGTATAACCCAGTGATCATACAGGGGTAATTACTTAATAACTATGTACCTTCATTAGATTCCTGTACAGCTGACCTCGCAGCCTTGCTCGACGCTGACGCGATCGAAGCTGTTGAAGTGTCGTCAACTTCCTCGATCCTCgccttcttcttcttcttcttagaACGCTTTCGCTTAACTAAAGAGTATTTATTATAGACACATAATAAAAATACAATGTGAACTGATTAACGATAAAACTAGTGTTTACATGTAGGGG from the Dysidea avara chromosome 13, odDysAvar1.4, whole genome shotgun sequence genome contains:
- the LOC136243355 gene encoding uncharacterized protein, whose product is MFRVLRRVAKWLPCFPVKRKRSKKKKKKARIEEVDDTSTASIASASSKAARSAVQESNEVERETVVEVEIMSTVECNVNSQNEEFYNDIETSVQIHAEEILNERNEILQRLEEIKGAEQQCSTSMGEDSSPAIVSMECHSDSTPITSLTSSSLTKVTDIDFDNDNQVCVTDTKRRDVVSW